A single genomic interval of Labeo rohita strain BAU-BD-2019 chromosome 13, IGBB_LRoh.1.0, whole genome shotgun sequence harbors:
- the glo1 gene encoding lactoylglutathione lyase, with the protein MTDQGLTDEAAAAACKEGNPITKDFMMQQTMLRVKDPVKSLDFYTRILGMTLLQKFDFPAMRFSLYFLGYEDKKEIPADVKERTAWTFSRRATIELTHNWGSETDDSQSYHNGNSDPRGFGHIGIAVPDVYAACKLFEESGVTFVKKPDDGKMKGLAFIQDPDGYWIEILSPNNMVPITS; encoded by the exons ATGACCGACCAAGGGCTGACGGATGAAGCAGCTGCCGCTGCGTGTAAAGAGGGAAACCCCATCACTAAA GACTTCATGATGCAGCAGACGATGCTCCGAGTTAAGGATCCGGTTAAATCCCTTGATTTCTACACACGCATACTAGGAATGAC GCTGTTACAGAAGTTTGATTTCCCCGCCATGCGATTCTCCCTGTATTTTCTGGGTTATGAGGATAAGAAAGAGATCCCTGCAGATGTGAAGGAGAGGACGGCCTGGACGTTCTCCCGTCGAGCCACTATAGAGCTCACgca TAACTGGGGCTCAGAGACAGATGACAGCCAGTCTTACCACAACGGCAACTCAGACCCAAGAGGCTTTG gCCATATTGGAATTGCCGTACCAGATGTCTATGCTGCCTGCAAGCTGTTTGAAGAGAGTGGAGTGACCTTTGTAAAAAAGCCTGATGATG GAAAAATGAAGGGCCTGGCCTTTATTCAGGATCCTGATGGTTACTGGATTGAGATTCTCAGCCCCAACAACATGGTCCCCATCACATCTTAA
- the btbd9 gene encoding BTB/POZ domain-containing protein 9 has protein sequence MSDSHPLRPISSASEIDHLHLLSEQLGALVPGEEYSDVTFVVEEKRFPAHRVILAARCQYFRALLYGGLRESRDQAEVRLEETRAEAFSMLLRYLYTGRATLSEAREETLLDFLGLAHRYGLQPLEGSICEFLRTLLSTRNVCLVFNEASLYCLTGLGEACMAYMDRNATEVLKSDGFLTLSKSALLTIVRRDSFAASEKEIFKALCDWCHHNGDGPEAKEVMSAVRLPLMTLSEMLNVVRPSGLLSPDDLLDAIQTRSESRDMDLNYRGMLIPEENIATMKHGAVVVKGEMKSALLDGDTQNYDLDHGFSRHPIEEEGRAAGIQVRLGQPSILNHIRLLLWDKDSRSYSYYIEVSMDELDWVRVVDHSKFLCRSWQHLYFLERVCRFIRVVGTHNTVNKVFHLVALECMYTQRPFTLEKGLLVPTENVATVQACASVVEGVSRCRNALLNGDTSHYDWDSGYTCHQLGSGAIVIQLAQPYMLGSMRLLLWDCDERSYSYYVELSTNQQHWVRVVDRTKVACRSWQTLTFDRQPASFIRIVGTHNTANEVFHCVHFECPAQADTVVKEGSPGPDQPKPESSSQTSNSQSLMSQKTLHISAHVDFGCFLCATCRSMTRHT, from the exons ATGAGTGACAGTCATCCTTTGCGGCCGATAAGCTCCGCATCTGAGATCGACCACCTCCATCTCCTGTCAGAGCAGCTCGGTGCTTTAGTTCCTGGTGAAGAGTACAGCGATGTTACCTTTGTGGTGGAGGAGAAGCGCTTTCCTGCACACAGAGTCATTCTAGCGGCCCGCTGCCAGTATTTCAG GGCTTTGCTTTATGGAGGGCTGAGAGAGTCCCGGGACCAGGCTGAGGTTCGGTTGGAGGAAACACGTGCTGAGGCTTTTTCCATGTTATTGCGGTACCTGTACACAGGCCGAGCCACCCTGAGTGAAGCCAGAGAAGAGACTCTATTAGATTTCCTGGGACTCGCGCACCGCTACGGCCTCCAACCACTAGAGGGCTCTATATGCGAGTTCCTCCGCACTTTATTGAGCACGCGAAACGTCTGTCTGGTGTTCAATGAGGCTAGTCTGTACTGTCTGACTGGGCTCGGTGAAGCCTGCATGGCCTATATGGACCGTAATGCCACCGAAGTGTTAAAGTCAGACGGCTTTCTCACACTTTCAAAG tCTGCCCTGTTGACTATTGTGAGGAGAGATTCCTTTGCTGCAAGTGAGAAGGAGATATTTAAAGCCCTCTGTGACTGGTGTCACCACAATGGCGATGGCCCAGAGGCGAAGGAAGTGATGTCAGCAGTGCGACTGCCCTTGATGACCCTGTCTGAAATGCTGAATGTGGTTCGTCCCTCGGGCCTCCTCAGTCCGGACGACCTGCTAGATGCCATACAGACCCGCTCGGAGAGCAGAGACATGGACCTCAACTACCGCGGCATGCTGA TCCCAGAGGAGAACATTGCTACTATGAAACACGGGGCTGTGGTGGTGAAGGGTGAAATGAAGTCAGCTCTTCTGGATGGAGACACACAGAACTATGATCTGGACCACGGCTTCTCAAGGCACCCCATAGAAGAAGAGGGACGAGCCGCTGGCATCCAGGTCCGCTTGGGTCAACCCTCCATCCTCAACCACATACGTCTTCTGCTGTGGGACAAGGACAGCAG GTCGTACTCGTACTATATCGAGGTGTCTATGGATGAGCTGGACTGGGTACGTGTGGTGGATCACTCCAAGTTCCTGTGCCGCTCCTGGCAGCATCTCTATTTCCTAGAGCGAGTCTGCAG GTTTATTCGTGTTGTGGGGACACATAATACAGTCAACAAAGTGTTTCACTTGGTTGCTCTGGAGTGCATGTACACACAACGACCTTTCACCTTGGAGAAAGGCCTgctgg TTCCCACAGAGAATGTGGCGACCGTGCAAGCGTGTGCTAGTGTGGTAGAGGGTGTGAGTCGCTGCAGAAATGCCCTGCTGAACGGGGACACCAGCCACTATGACTGGGACTCGGGATACACCTGTCATCAGCTGGGCTCTGGAGCCATCGTTATCCAGCTCGCTCAGCCGTACATGCTGGGCTCAATGCG cttGCTTTTATGGGACTGTGATGAGAGGAGCTATAGTTATTATGTTGAGCTGTCCACGAACCAGCAACATTGGGTGAGAGTCGTAGACCGCACCAAGGTAGCCTGCAG GTCGTGGCAGACTCTGACGTTTGACAGACAGCCTGCATCCTTTATTCGCATTGTGGGAACTCACAACACAGCTAATGAG GTGTTTCACTGCGTTCACTTTGAGTGCCCCGCACAGGCAGACACGGTTGTCAAAGAAGGAAGTCCTGGACCAGATCAGCCCAAACCAGAAAGCAGCTCCCAGACCTCAAATTCACAGAGCCTGATGTCCCAAAAAACCCTCCACATCTCCGCACACGTAGactttggatgttttctttgtgcTACTTGCAGAAGTATGACAAGACACACTTGA